The Stigmatella aurantiaca DW4/3-1 genome contains the following window.
CATCAGTCGCTTGAGCGGGGCCTGGAGGATGAGCAGCACCACCGCGCCCACCAGGGACGAGTAGACGAAGATGGCGAAGTAGCTGGTGGGGACGATCTGTCCCCACTTCTCGCCGAGGCTGCCGCCCACGTACTGGGCCACGGCGTTGCTCATCAGCCACACGCCCATGAAGAGCGAGGCGAAGCGCGTCGGCGCCAGCTTCGTCACCATGGACAGGCCCACGGGCGACAGGCACAGCTCGCCGAGCGTCGCCAGCAGGAAGCTCAGCAGCAGCCAGAGGCCACTCACCTGGGCCGCCTTGCTCTGCTCGGCCAGCGAGGTGATGGCTTGGCGCCAGGCGGGCGGAGCGCCAGAGCCCACCAACTGCGCCTTGCTCACCGGAGACAGCCCTCCCACCATCGTCACCGCGCGGGACTCCTCGTTCCAGCCGGAGACGCCCTGCTTGTCCGAGAGCGGGAAGGTGTACCCCGGCGGCAGCCCCGTGAACTGGAAGGTGACGGGGCGCTCCGGTGACGCGTTCTTCACCGCCACCTCCATCGCCTCGATTTGCGCCATGTAGGCCTTGTCCACCGTGGGCCGCAGGGCATTGGTGACGGCGAAGGGCGCCAGCACGCCGCGCACGGTCAGCTCTTGCGAGGAGGGCTCATAGCCGAACCGGCCCGCGTTGAGCGTCTCGAGCTGAATGCCCTCGGGCAAGGCCGCCAGGGGCACCCGGGTGACGGTGGCGTTCTCCGCCGCCGCGCCCGCCACCATCGCGCCGAACGAGGCGGTGATGAGGAACATGGCCGCCAGCATCTTCGCCGCCGTGGGAATCTCCATGCCGCGCCGCGCGAGCCCCGTCCACATCATCGCGAGCAGCGGCGCGAAGGCGATGATGAAGAAGGCGTTGGCGGCCTGGTAGTCCTCGCCCTCGATCGAGAAGAGCCCCAGATCGAGCGCCGCCGTGTTGTACGCGGCCCAGATGTTGAGGGCGTTGCCGGCCTGCTCGAAGGCCATCCAGAAGAGCACCACGAAGGTGAAGATCACGAAGATGACGGTGCTCTTGTCCCGGGCGGCGTTCTTGATGCTGAGCAGCGTCCAGCCCATCCACGCGCCGATGAGCGCGAAGACCGTGGGCATGATGACGTTCGTCCAGGACTCCTGGCCGGTGGCTGCCTGGTAGAAAAAGCTCGCGGGGACCACCACCGCCAGGGCGAAGAGCAGCCAGGGGAACACCTTGGCAATGGCGCCGCCGAAGCCGCCCGTGCTGGGGACCTGCTCGTCCGGCTCCTCGGCCGAGGCCTGAAGGGCCGCGGGGTCCTTCTTCTGGGGGACGATCTCATTCAAGTTGCCCGCCGCGGCCACGTCCCGGAGCACCTGCTTCTGGCCGATGAGGAAGATGATGAGGCTGAGCACCATGCCCACGCCGGCCGCGCCAAAGCCCCAGTGGTAGCCCATGCCCGGGATGGGGCCCATGTTCCGGCGCAGCCAGCCGCAGGTCAGCGGGGCCAGGAACGCGCCGATGTTGATGCCCATGTAGAAGATGGTGAAGGCGCCATCCCGGCGCGGATCCCCCTGCTTGTAGAGCTTGCCCACCAGGGTGGAGATGTTGGGCTTGAAGAAGCCGTTGCCGGCGATGAGGAAGACGAGCGCCGTGTAGAAGATGGGCAGCGGCTCGAAAGCCATGAGGAAGTGGCCAATGGCCATGAGCACCGCCCCGATGATGATGGCCGAGCGCAGCCCCAGGAAACGGTCCGCGATGAACCCGCCCAGCAGCGGGGTCAGGTAGACCAGGCTCGTGTACCACTTGAACACCGACGAGGAGTCCGCCGGCTGGAACTGCAGGTAGTTCAGCAGGTACAGCACGAGCAGGGCGCGCATCCCGTAGTAGCTGAAGCGCTCCCACATCTCCGTGGCGAAGAGAACATACAACCCCTTGGGGTGTCCCTTGGGGGCCTCGGAGGGGGTCGAGGACGAAGCCTCGGCGGAGGACGGAGGTCCGGAGGGGAACTGCTGGGCAGTGGAGGTGGACATTTTGTTCAGGATCGAACCGAGCAGGTCACACCTTTGTCAAGCGCCCTCCGGAAAAGGGCCCGCTCCCGGGGAGCTTCAGGCGCCCTTGGCGGTCAGGCCCGGCGCGGCGTGCTCTCCCACGGGGATGGGGCCGGACTGCTGGTAGTAGTCGCGGACCTTGTACTTGCGCGCCATGAGGGCCATGCCCACCCCGGCCAGGAACGCCAGGCCCGAGTAGAAGAAGAACTGGCCCGAGCCCTGGAAGATGTTGAGCGAGGAGGCGATGGCCACCGCGATGTTGGCCAACGTGGTGTTGACCAGCCACAGGCTCTGCACCACGCCCTTCATCTCGCGGGGCGCCTGGGTATAGGCGAACTCCAGGCCCGTGGTGGACACGAGGATCTCCGCCAGGGTGAGCACGATGTACGGGAGGATCTGCCAGGCGATGTTCAGCTTCGTGCCGCCTTCGATGAGCACCTGGTAGTAGCCCGCGATGATGTAGGAGAACGCGCCGATGATGAGCCCCAGCGGCATGCGCCGCAGCGGGGTGAGCTCCCAGCGGGTCTTCTGGAAGGCCGGGTAGATGACGCCGGCGAGCACGGGGATGAGGATCATCACCAGCGCGGGGTTGACGAACTGCATCTGGCTGGGCTGGAAGGTGAACGAGCCGATCTGCTGATCCATCCCGCGCGCCTGCACCACCCAGGTGGAGGCCTTCTGATCGAAGAGCATCCAGAAGAAGGGGACGGTGGGCATCAGGAGCAGGTTGATGCGGAAGACGGCCCGCACGCCCTCGATGGCCTCCTCGGGGTGGGCCTTCCGGGCGCCGGACAGCCAGTCGCCCCCGGCGGGGCGCTCGCGGCGGTTGCCCAGGGCGGAGAAGAGGACCTTCAGGAACGAGTGGGGGTTGTGCCCGGTGGGCGGGACGATGACGTAGTGGCGGCGGCCGAGCCAGTAGATGACGGTGGCCATGAACATCAGCACGCCGGGGATGCCGAAGGCCACCGCCGGGCCCAGGCGCTTGAGCGCCAGCGGGATGAAGAGCGAGGCGAAGAACGAGCCGAAGTTGATGGTCCAGTAGAAGATGGCGAAGACCTTCTTCACCAGGTGCTTGTTCTCCTCGGTGAACTGGTCGCCGACCATGGCGGACACGCACGGCTTGATGCCGCCCGAGCCCAGGGCGATGAGGAACAGGCCCGTGTAGAAGCCGGTGGGGCTGTTCTCGAAAAGGGCCAGGCACGCGTGGCCCACGCAGTACAGCAGGCTCAGCCAGAGGATGACGCGGTACTTGCCCAGGAACCGGTCCGCCAGGTACCCGCCGAACAGCGGGAAGAAGTAGACCCCGGACATGAACAGGTGGAAGTGCGACTTGGCCATCGCCTCCCGTGCCGCCGTGTCCGGGTTGGCGTTCACCAGCAGGTAGTCGATGAGGAACACCGTGAGGATGTTCCGCATCCCGTAGAAGCTGAACCGCTCACAGGCCTCATTGCCGATGATGTAGGGGATTTGCGGCGGAAAGCGGCTGCTCTTCGCGGGGAGGGGCTCGGCCATGCGCGGCATCTCGGCGGAGGAAGGGTGGGGCGCCCAGGAAAATGGCCCTTCGTGCCTACTCCACGGGGCATGCCGAGACAATCGGTTATCGCGCGCTCAGCTCGGGCTGGGCGTGGCCACCTCGGCGGGGGCAGGGGGCAAGGGCCGGTAGCGGTCGGGGCACGCGTGGCCGGGCTTGGGCAGGGGGGTGGTCTTGGGCCGGTACTCCCAATGCCAGGGCTCCGAGCGCACCGTGCGCCGGAATCCGAAGCGGCAGGCATTGGCGGACAGCCAGCCGTAGGCGGCGGAGGAGACGTCCCCCACCGACACGTCCACCGCCGTGCCCCGCTGGTGGTTGGAGCGGCCCGGACGGGCGGCCCGGGGCCCCAGCCCCTTGCGGTAGAGGCGGTACAGGTAGCGCTGCTCGGCCCGGGAGCGGTGGCCGCTGACGACCCACAGCCAGACGCCTTGCTGGTGGGCCTCGGCGTGCATTTTCTGGAAGGCCAGCGCCGCGTCGGAGCGCAGACGCTCGCCACCGGGGACCCGCAGGAGCTTGCGCGAGGCACCTGACCGCTTCGCGGGGGCCCGGCGCTCCTCGGCGAAGGCCACCGGCGCGGCCAGAACCAGCATGAGGAGCACGATGCTCCAGCGAACCAACGAGGGCGGCATCTCGAGTCCTGGCACGGGGACCAGACTAGGCCTTTCCCTCATCTATTCCCGCTTGGGAATGGACGGCCAGGCGGGAGCTCGCCTGGCTGCCTGGTGTCACGCCGTCGGGGCCGCTCGGCGGTTGCTCCGGCCCTCGGGTGCGGGGGGCGGGGGCAGCGTGGCGGAAGTGTCCACCCGTTGACCGACCCGCTGGCGGCGGGCCTTTTGAAGCACGTGGGCCAGGTACCGGCCGGTGTGGCTCTCGGGGACCTGGGCCACCTGCTCGGGGGTGCCCGCGGCGAGCACCCGGCCTCCGCCCGAGCCCCCCTCGGGGCCGAGATCCAGGACCCAGTCCGCGCTCTTGATGACGTCCAGGTTGTGCTCGATGCAGAGCACCGAGTTGCCTGCCTCCACCAGCCGGTTGAGCACCAGCAGCAGCTTGCGGATGTCCTCGAAGTGCAGGCCCGTGGTGGGCTCGTCCAGGATGTAGAGCGTGCGGCCGGTGGCCACCCGCGCCAGCTCCCGCGCCAGCTTGATGCGCTGCGCTTCGCCGCCCGACAGCGTCGGGGAGCTTTGCCCCAGCCGGATGTAGCCCAGCCCCACGTCCTCCAGCGTCTGGAGCACCCGCATGATGTCCTTGTGGGCCCCGAAGTGCTGCATCGCCTCGCGCACGCTCATGTCGAGCACCTCGGCGATGTTCTTGCCCTTGTAGCGCACCCTGAGCGTGGCCTCGTTGAAGCGCTTGCCCTGGCACACCTCGCACGGCACGTACACGTCCGCCAGGAAGTGCATCTCCACCAGCTTCACGCCGTCGCCCTCGCACGCCTCGCAGCGGCCCCCCTTGATGTTGAAGGAGAAGCGGCCCGGCGTGTACCCGAACGTCCGGGCCTCCTGCGTCAGCGCGAACACCTCGCGGATGGCGTCGAACACCTTCGTGTAGGTGGCCGGGTTGCTGCGCGGCGTCCGGCCGATGGGCCGCTGATCGATGTCGATGACCTTGTCCAGGTGCTCCATGCCCTGGATGGACTTGTGCCGGCCGGGGACCTCCCGGCTCTCGTAGAGCTGGCGGGCCAGCGCCGGGTAGAGGATCTCGTTGATGAGCGTGGACTTGCCCGCCCCGGACACCCCGGTGACGGCCACCAGCACGCCCAGGGGGATCTCCACGTCCACGTCCTTCAGGTTGTTCTCGCGCGCGCCGCGGATGAGGATCTGCGGCTTGCCGGGCTTGCGCCGCTCTTGCGGCACTTCGATCTCCTTGCGCCCGGAGAGGTACGCGCCCGTGAGGCTCTCCTCGTCCGCCATCACCTGCTTCGGCGTGCCCTGGGACACCACCTGGCCGCCCAGCTCGCCCGCGCCCGGTCCGAAGTCGACGATCCAGTCCGCCTCCTCCATCGTCTCCTCGTCGTGCTCCACGACGATGACGGAGTTGCCCAGGTCCCTGAGCCGCTTGAGCGTGGCCAGCAGCTTGCCGTTGTCGCGCTGGTGCAGGCCGATGGAGGGCTCGTCCAGGATGTAGATGACGCCCGTCAACTCGCTGCCCATCTGCGAGGCCAGCCGGATGCGCTGGCTCTCCCCTCCAGACAGGGTGGAGGCGGTCCGGTCCAGCGTCAGGTAGCCCAGCCCCACGTCCACCAGGAAGGACAGCCGGCTGCGGATCTCCTTGAGCAGCTCCGTGGCGATCTTCCGCTCGTTCTCCGTCAGCTCCATGCTGCCCAGGAAGCGCAGCGCCTCGGAGATGGTCTGCTTGCTCAACTCCACCAGCGAGTGCCCATGCACCTTCACCGCGCGGCTCTCGGGCTTCAGGCGATCGCCCTTGCAGGTGGGGCAGGGCTTGTCGCTGAAGAACTTCTGGTAGTACGTCCGCATCGCCTCGGAGGTGGTGGTCTTGAAGCTGCGCATCAGCTTATTGACCAGCCCCTCCCACTCCATCTTGTAGCGGCCGCCCTCGCCCCACTTGACGGTGAACGTCTTGCCCTCCGAGCCGTGCATCAGCAGGTCCTTCTCCCGCTGGCCCATCTTCGCGTAGGGCACGTCCAGGGGGATCTTGAACGCCTCCGCCAGGCTCTCGACGAACTCCGCCGTCCAGCCCTCGCCCTTGTTCATGCCGCTGGCCCAGGGCTCGATGGCGCCATCCCTCACGGTGCGCGAGGGGTCGGGCACGATGCGGTCCGGATCCATCTCCGCCTTGGTGCCCAGCCCGTTGCAGTCGGTGCACATGCCCAAGGGGTTGTTGAAGGAGAACGCGGCGGGGGTCAGCTCCCCGAAGGACAGGCCGCACGCGTGGCACGCGTTCAGCTCGCTCATGACGCGGTCGGAGGCGAGCGCCCCCGCCTCATCGGTGACGATGAGGATGCCCTTGCCCTCGCGCAGCGCCGTCTCCACCGAGTCCGTCAGGCGCGTGCGCACCTCCGGCTTGAGCACCAGCCGGTCGATGATGAGCGCGATGTCGTGCTTGGACTTCTTGTCCAGGTCGATGCGCTCCTCCAGGCTCTTGAGCTTGCCGTCGATGCGCGCCCGGGAGAAGCCGCGCTTCTGCGCCTCGGTGAGCAGGTCCTTGTGCTCCCCTTTGCGGTTCGTGACGAGCGGGGCGAGGATCTGCACCTTGGTGCCCGGCGGGGACTTGAGGATCTCATCGACGATCTGCTGCGCGCTCTGTTTGCCCACCTTGCGGCCGCACTGGGGGCAGTGCTGGAGGCCGATGGAGGCGTAGAGCACGCGCAGGTAGTCATGCACCTCCGTCACCGTGCCCACGGTCGAGCGCGGGTTGTTGCTGGCCGCCTTCTGCTCGATGGAGATGGTGGGGGACAGGCCCCGGAGCGTGTCGTACTTGGGCTTCTCCATCTGCCCGAGAAACTGCCGGGCATAGGCGGAGAGGCTCTCCACATAGCGGCGCTGGCCTTCCGCGTAGAGGGTATCGAAGGCCAGCGAACTCTTTCCGGAGCCAGACACGCCGGTGAAGACCACGAGCTTCTTTTTCGGGATCTCCAGCGAGACGTTCTTGAGGTTGTGCTCCTTGGCTCCACGAATGGTGATGACGTCGGGCTCGGACATGGTGGCGAGGTCTACACTGAAAAGGTGTTCCGGTGCCCCTGTTTATTGGGTAGGAAGCCGTTGGATGGTCCTGAACGCTTGACGTTTCAATCCGAATCCCCGGCGGTGGGTGTATTCACATGAAGGGCTTCACGGTGCCCGAGCGCTGGCGTGGCATGCCATTGCTCATTCTGGCCAGCTTCCTCTTCGCGCTCATGGCCTTGTTCGCCCGGATGCTTTCAGGCCAGCTGTCCGTGGGGCAGGTGGTTTGCGGCCGGTTCGCCGTGGGGCTCGTCTTCCTGGCGGTCTACTACCCGGCCGTGCGGCGCCGGCCCCGCTTTGGCAGGCCCTTGCTCTGGGCCCTGCGAGGTGTCTTCGGGGGCATCTCGGTCTACCTTTATTTCGTCTGCATCGACCGGGTGGCGGTGGGGCCCGCGGTGCTGCTCAACGCCTGCTGGCCCATCTACGGCTCCATCCTGGGCTACTTCTTCCTCAAGGAGCACGTCAGCGGCCCGCTGCTGGCGGGGCTGGTGATGACCACGGTGGGCGCGGGGCTCGTCATCTGGGGCACGTCGCTGGAGACCTCCAGCCTCTCCTTCGGGTTGGGGGCGTGGGCGGGCATGTTCTCGGCCGTCTTCAGCGGCGCGGCCGTCGTCGCCATGCGCGCCCTGCGCAATGACACGGACGCGGCCACCGTCTTCCTGTCCTTCTGTTTCTTCGGGCTGCTGTTCGGGCTGCCCTTCGCCCTGGCCGACTGGCGTCCGCTCTCGCCGCACACGGTGGGGTTGCTGGTGGGGGTGGGGCTGGCCTCGGCGGTGGCGCAGATGATCTTCACCTACGCCATGGGGTACGTCACCACGGCCATGGGCGGCGTGGGCTCGCAGCTCACCCCCGTTTTCTCCTGGCTGCTGGGCGCCGTGTTCCTCGCCGAGCCGCTGGCGCCGCTGGCCCTGCTGGGGGCCGCGCTGTGCGTGGGCGGGGTGCTCTGGGGCACGGGGTTGCTCCACAAGCTCCTGGCCCCTTCGCCCCTTTCGCCTCCTCCGGGACGGCCGAACGCGTAACGGGAGTGGTTTCTCCTGTCCCTGGGTGGGCACTCCTGAAAGAATTTCAGGGTGGGGAAGACCTGGAGACTTCGTTTCCACGGGCATTCCCGCCTTTTTCCCCTGTCAGCCAGGCCGTTTGCCTTGTTGAGCGGCGGCCTTCCCTCACTGGGCATCCCAGTTGCACACGCTCTCACCGACGGTGTTTGGGAGGCGGTGCCTATGTGGGGACGTCGGTGGGCCTGGGTGGTGGCGTGGGTGTGCGTGGCGGGAGGGCTGGGAGGGTGTGATCGCCCGAACTCCGGCAACCGAGTGCGCACGGGCTTCGCGGCCCGGCCCCAGGCCCTCGCCTTCGGCCCGGCGGCGCTGGGCTCCACCAAGACGGTGAAGTTGCGGCTGGCCAACGAAGGCCGGGCCCCGCTGCGCGTGGAGGGGGCTTCCGTCAGCGTTCCCAACGTGGAGATCGCCCCCTTCGAGCCCTTCTCGCTGAGCGCGGGGGGAGAGTACGAGCTGGAGGTGCGCTTCTCGCCCGCGGTGGAGGGCCCCGTGCAGGGCGTGGTGGAGATCCTCACCGACGCGGACTCGGATGGGAGCGCCGGCTCGCGGGTGAACTTCGAGGGCCTGGGCGTCAAGGCCTGGGTCGAGGTGAAGAGCCAGGCGCTGGACTTCGGCAACGTGGCGCTGGACACCGTGCAGATCCTCGAGCTGCGGCTGCGCAACCCCACCGCCGTGGAGAGCCCGCTGCGGCTGATGATGGCCGGGGCGGACGCGGATCAGTTCTCCTCCAGCACGGAGGGCCCGGTGCTCATGCTGCCCGCGGGCCGGCAGATGTCGCTGCCCATCGCGTTCAAGCCGCGCCGCCTGGGCGTGGCCTCCGCCGAGGTGCTCGTGGAAGTGTGCGAGGGGTGCGCGCCGCTGGCCGTTCCCCTCAAGGGCATGGGCATCGCCTCGCAGTTGGAGATCTCTCCGTTGCGGGTGGACTTCGGCCAGGTGGCCCTGGGGGCCATGGCCGAGGAGCGCATCATGGTGCGCAACCAGGGCACCGAGCCCATGAGCTACCAGGGGGCGCGCATCCTCGATGAGACGGGGACGTTCCGCGTGGTGAGCGCGGTGGTGCCCCCGGGCGGGACCTTGCGGCCGGGCGAGTCGGCGGAGATCCGCGTGGCCTTCTCGCCGGCGGCGCTGGGCGCGCGGGCCGAGGCGAGGGTGGAGATTGACGTGAGGCCCCCGGGTTCGGCCGCGCCCTCGCCCAAGGTGGCCCTGAGCGGCGAGGGCGGCTCCACGTGCGTGACGGTGCTGCCCCGGACGCTGGACCTGGGGGTGGTGGCCGAAGGCATGTCCGCCACCCGCCCGGTGAAGGTCATCAACCGCTGCCGCACCCCGGTGCTGGTGAGCGATCTGCAAATCGACACGCGGCAAGGGGGGTTCTTCTCGCTGGCGCAGGCCCCCGCAAGCACCCCCATCGCCCCGGGGCAGTCGGCCACCGTGGGCATCACCTTCACGCCCAGGGCGGGGGCGGGGCAGGGCGAGGCTCAGCTGTCCGTGTCCGTGCGCAGCGGCAGCCTCACCTCCACCGAAGGGGTGGTGCTGAAGGGGCAGGGCGAGGCCTTCGCGCCGTGCAAGTATGAGCTCTCGCCGAAGACGCTCGACTTCGGGAAGGTGCCGGTGGGCGCCGAGGTGCTGCTGGGCGCCTCCTTGAGCAACACGGGCTCCACGGCGTGCTACCTGGCGGGGTTGCAGCTCGTGGAAGGCTCGGATCCGGTCTTCAGCGCCCAGCCGGTGCAAAACACCCTGCTGGCCCCGGGCCAGAAAGCCCAGTTGCTCGTCCGGTTCAAACCCGGGGCGGAAGGCACCTACGGTGGCCTGGCCGAGGGCTGGGTGAACCACCCCTCCGCGGGGCACCCCACCCTGAACGTGGTGGGCGAAGGGGTGCATGGCTGCTTCGCCGTGCAGCCCACGCACCTGGCGTTCGGCACCTCGCAGCTGACGTGCGAGCCGCGCACGCAGGAGCTCATCGCCTACAACGGTTGCGCCGGGCCCATCACCATCGGCGGCATGCGGCTGGAGCAGGACTCCGTGGAGTTCACGCTGGCCGATGTGCCCGCCTTCCCGCTGACGCTGGCCGCGGGCGGGCAGTTCCGGCTGTTTGCCACGTACGCGCCGGTGGATGAGGGGACCGATGCGGCGGTGCTGCGCTTCGAGCTCGGGCCGGACGCCGTCTACACCGCGAGCCTGCTGGGCGGAGGGGTGAAGAAGGCCGAGCAGACCGACCACTTCATCCAGGAGTCCGAGGCCAAGGTCGACGTGCTCTTCGTCGTGGACAACTCGGGCTCGATGATGGAGGAGCAGCAGAGCCTGGGCAGCAACTTCGCGGCCTTCCTGAGCAGCGCCAACGCCGCGGGCGTGGACTACCACATCGGTGTCACCACCACGGGCCTGGAGGCGTCGCCGGGCGGGTGGTCCGCCTGCACGGGAGGCGCCGAGGGAGGGGAGAACGGCCGGCTCTTCCCCGTGGATGGCTCCTCGCCGCGCATCATCACGCCCATCACCCCGAATGCGCCGGCGGTCTTCGCGCGCAATACCCAGGTGGGTGTGTGCCATTGGAGCGAGCAAGGGTTGGAGGCGGCCTACCGGGCGCTCTCCCAGCCGCTGCTGCACAGCGAGGATGATCCGCGCACGGCCCCGCCCGCGGATGGCAATGGCGGCTTCCTGCGCGAGGAGGCGCGGCTGGCCCTCATCTTCCTCACCGACGAGGAGGACTTTTCCACCCAGTCGGTGAGCTTCTACGAGACCTACTTCCGCGCGCTGAAGGACAATGATCCCTCCAAGCTGAGCATCTCGGCCATCGCCGGGCCCGCGAACCTGTCCACCTGTCCTACCGCGAGCAGCTCGGGCAACCGCTACATCCAACTGGCCGAGGCCACCGGGGGCGTCGTGGAGAGCATCTGCACGCCCAATTGGGCCCAGTCTCTC
Protein-coding sequences here:
- a CDS encoding DMT family transporter; amino-acid sequence: MKGFTVPERWRGMPLLILASFLFALMALFARMLSGQLSVGQVVCGRFAVGLVFLAVYYPAVRRRPRFGRPLLWALRGVFGGISVYLYFVCIDRVAVGPAVLLNACWPIYGSILGYFFLKEHVSGPLLAGLVMTTVGAGLVIWGTSLETSSLSFGLGAWAGMFSAVFSGAAVVAMRALRNDTDAATVFLSFCFFGLLFGLPFALADWRPLSPHTVGLLVGVGLASAVAQMIFTYAMGYVTTAMGGVGSQLTPVFSWLLGAVFLAEPLAPLALLGAALCVGGVLWGTGLLHKLLAPSPLSPPPGRPNA
- a CDS encoding M15 family metallopeptidase, giving the protein MPPSLVRWSIVLLMLVLAAPVAFAEERRAPAKRSGASRKLLRVPGGERLRSDAALAFQKMHAEAHQQGVWLWVVSGHRSRAEQRYLYRLYRKGLGPRAARPGRSNHQRGTAVDVSVGDVSSAAYGWLSANACRFGFRRTVRSEPWHWEYRPKTTPLPKPGHACPDRYRPLPPAPAEVATPSPS
- a CDS encoding choice-of-anchor D domain-containing protein produces the protein MWGRRWAWVVAWVCVAGGLGGCDRPNSGNRVRTGFAARPQALAFGPAALGSTKTVKLRLANEGRAPLRVEGASVSVPNVEIAPFEPFSLSAGGEYELEVRFSPAVEGPVQGVVEILTDADSDGSAGSRVNFEGLGVKAWVEVKSQALDFGNVALDTVQILELRLRNPTAVESPLRLMMAGADADQFSSSTEGPVLMLPAGRQMSLPIAFKPRRLGVASAEVLVEVCEGCAPLAVPLKGMGIASQLEISPLRVDFGQVALGAMAEERIMVRNQGTEPMSYQGARILDETGTFRVVSAVVPPGGTLRPGESAEIRVAFSPAALGARAEARVEIDVRPPGSAAPSPKVALSGEGGSTCVTVLPRTLDLGVVAEGMSATRPVKVINRCRTPVLVSDLQIDTRQGGFFSLAQAPASTPIAPGQSATVGITFTPRAGAGQGEAQLSVSVRSGSLTSTEGVVLKGQGEAFAPCKYELSPKTLDFGKVPVGAEVLLGASLSNTGSTACYLAGLQLVEGSDPVFSAQPVQNTLLAPGQKAQLLVRFKPGAEGTYGGLAEGWVNHPSAGHPTLNVVGEGVHGCFAVQPTHLAFGTSQLTCEPRTQELIAYNGCAGPITIGGMRLEQDSVEFTLADVPAFPLTLAAGGQFRLFATYAPVDEGTDAAVLRFELGPDAVYTASLLGGGVKKAEQTDHFIQESEAKVDVLFVVDNSGSMMEEQQSLGSNFAAFLSSANAAGVDYHIGVTTTGLEASPGGWSACTGGAEGGENGRLFPVDGSSPRIITPITPNAPAVFARNTQVGVCHWSEQGLEAAYRALSQPLLHSEDDPRTAPPADGNGGFLREEARLALIFLTDEEDFSTQSVSFYETYFRALKDNDPSKLSISAIAGPANLSTCPTASSSGNRYIQLAEATGGVVESICTPNWAQSLKKLSSNAFGPNRSFPLSEEPEDPAQITVTVDGVPVTSGWQYNPDTRTLVFDAETAPLPGAWVEVTYPLGC
- a CDS encoding peptide MFS transporter; this encodes MSTSTAQQFPSGPPSSAEASSSTPSEAPKGHPKGLYVLFATEMWERFSYYGMRALLVLYLLNYLQFQPADSSSVFKWYTSLVYLTPLLGGFIADRFLGLRSAIIIGAVLMAIGHFLMAFEPLPIFYTALVFLIAGNGFFKPNISTLVGKLYKQGDPRRDGAFTIFYMGINIGAFLAPLTCGWLRRNMGPIPGMGYHWGFGAAGVGMVLSLIIFLIGQKQVLRDVAAAGNLNEIVPQKKDPAALQASAEEPDEQVPSTGGFGGAIAKVFPWLLFALAVVVPASFFYQAATGQESWTNVIMPTVFALIGAWMGWTLLSIKNAARDKSTVIFVIFTFVVLFWMAFEQAGNALNIWAAYNTAALDLGLFSIEGEDYQAANAFFIIAFAPLLAMMWTGLARRGMEIPTAAKMLAAMFLITASFGAMVAGAAAENATVTRVPLAALPEGIQLETLNAGRFGYEPSSQELTVRGVLAPFAVTNALRPTVDKAYMAQIEAMEVAVKNASPERPVTFQFTGLPPGYTFPLSDKQGVSGWNEESRAVTMVGGLSPVSKAQLVGSGAPPAWRQAITSLAEQSKAAQVSGLWLLLSFLLATLGELCLSPVGLSMVTKLAPTRFASLFMGVWLMSNAVAQYVGGSLGEKWGQIVPTSYFAIFVYSSLVGAVVLLILQAPLKRLMHNVR
- a CDS encoding POT family MFS transporter is translated as MAEPLPAKSSRFPPQIPYIIGNEACERFSFYGMRNILTVFLIDYLLVNANPDTAAREAMAKSHFHLFMSGVYFFPLFGGYLADRFLGKYRVILWLSLLYCVGHACLALFENSPTGFYTGLFLIALGSGGIKPCVSAMVGDQFTEENKHLVKKVFAIFYWTINFGSFFASLFIPLALKRLGPAVAFGIPGVLMFMATVIYWLGRRHYVIVPPTGHNPHSFLKVLFSALGNRRERPAGGDWLSGARKAHPEEAIEGVRAVFRINLLLMPTVPFFWMLFDQKASTWVVQARGMDQQIGSFTFQPSQMQFVNPALVMILIPVLAGVIYPAFQKTRWELTPLRRMPLGLIIGAFSYIIAGYYQVLIEGGTKLNIAWQILPYIVLTLAEILVSTTGLEFAYTQAPREMKGVVQSLWLVNTTLANIAVAIASSLNIFQGSGQFFFYSGLAFLAGVGMALMARKYKVRDYYQQSGPIPVGEHAAPGLTAKGA
- the uvrA gene encoding excinuclease ABC subunit UvrA; translated protein: MSEPDVITIRGAKEHNLKNVSLEIPKKKLVVFTGVSGSGKSSLAFDTLYAEGQRRYVESLSAYARQFLGQMEKPKYDTLRGLSPTISIEQKAASNNPRSTVGTVTEVHDYLRVLYASIGLQHCPQCGRKVGKQSAQQIVDEILKSPPGTKVQILAPLVTNRKGEHKDLLTEAQKRGFSRARIDGKLKSLEERIDLDKKSKHDIALIIDRLVLKPEVRTRLTDSVETALREGKGILIVTDEAGALASDRVMSELNACHACGLSFGELTPAAFSFNNPLGMCTDCNGLGTKAEMDPDRIVPDPSRTVRDGAIEPWASGMNKGEGWTAEFVESLAEAFKIPLDVPYAKMGQREKDLLMHGSEGKTFTVKWGEGGRYKMEWEGLVNKLMRSFKTTTSEAMRTYYQKFFSDKPCPTCKGDRLKPESRAVKVHGHSLVELSKQTISEALRFLGSMELTENERKIATELLKEIRSRLSFLVDVGLGYLTLDRTASTLSGGESQRIRLASQMGSELTGVIYILDEPSIGLHQRDNGKLLATLKRLRDLGNSVIVVEHDEETMEEADWIVDFGPGAGELGGQVVSQGTPKQVMADEESLTGAYLSGRKEIEVPQERRKPGKPQILIRGARENNLKDVDVEIPLGVLVAVTGVSGAGKSTLINEILYPALARQLYESREVPGRHKSIQGMEHLDKVIDIDQRPIGRTPRSNPATYTKVFDAIREVFALTQEARTFGYTPGRFSFNIKGGRCEACEGDGVKLVEMHFLADVYVPCEVCQGKRFNEATLRVRYKGKNIAEVLDMSVREAMQHFGAHKDIMRVLQTLEDVGLGYIRLGQSSPTLSGGEAQRIKLARELARVATGRTLYILDEPTTGLHFEDIRKLLLVLNRLVEAGNSVLCIEHNLDVIKSADWVLDLGPEGGSGGGRVLAAGTPEQVAQVPESHTGRYLAHVLQKARRQRVGQRVDTSATLPPPPAPEGRSNRRAAPTA